From the Fibrobacter sp. UBA4297 genome, one window contains:
- a CDS encoding NADP-dependent isocitrate dehydrogenase — MNTKIYYTLTDESPFLATQSLLPIVSAFAKTADIDVETKNISLPGRILAAFADTLPAGTTFAGKPVTDDLAFLGKLTLEPDANIIKLPNISASVPQLKAAIAELQKNGYALPDYPDAPATDEEKAIRARYDKVKGSAVNPVLRQGNSDRRAPNAVKNYARNNPHSNGVWNESVKTYVASMQADDFYGNEKSITMAEADSFKIEFVDEAGAVTELRAAKPLLKGEIIDATVMRMASLEKFIANAMAEAKAKGLLFSVHLKATMMKVSDPVLFGAFVRVFFKDVFTKYADLFKELGIDANNGLGDLFKRLEGNAKEAEVKAAIDAALAAGPDLAMVDSAKGVTNLHVPSDVIIDASMPAMIRNSGCMWNKEGKLQEVVACIPDRCYAGIYDETIEFCKQNGAFDPKTMGTVPNVGLMAQGAEEYGSHDKTFVAKGKGVIRAVNSKGEVLLQQEVAAGDIFRMCQAKDAPVRDWVKLAVTRARLSNTPAIFWLDPERAHDREIQKKVEAYLPEHDLKGLDIKIMSPRKAIVETMKRAKAGLDTIGVTGNVMRDYLTDLFPILEVGTSAKMLSIVPLMAGGGLYETGAGGSAPKQVQQFLAENYLRWDSLGEYFALVPAFEQVALKGGNKKAKVLADTLDAANGKILEFNRTPARKIGELDNRGSHFYLALYWAQALAAQKVDAELAGKFAPIAAALSAKETEIVAALAAEQGKPADIGGYYIPKAELLKKWMRPVEAFNAIIDNI; from the coding sequence ATGAATACTAAAATCTATTACACCCTTACGGACGAGTCTCCGTTCTTGGCGACTCAGTCTTTGCTTCCTATCGTATCTGCTTTCGCAAAGACCGCAGATATCGATGTCGAAACTAAGAACATCTCCTTGCCGGGCCGCATTCTTGCCGCTTTCGCGGACACGCTCCCGGCAGGTACGACGTTTGCTGGTAAGCCGGTGACGGATGACCTCGCATTTCTCGGCAAGCTTACGCTTGAACCGGATGCGAACATCATCAAGCTCCCGAACATTTCTGCCTCGGTGCCGCAGCTCAAGGCCGCTATCGCCGAACTCCAGAAGAACGGCTACGCCCTCCCGGACTATCCGGATGCTCCTGCAACGGACGAAGAAAAAGCGATTCGCGCCCGCTACGACAAGGTGAAGGGCTCCGCCGTGAACCCGGTGCTTCGCCAGGGCAATTCTGACCGTCGCGCTCCTAACGCTGTCAAGAATTATGCCCGCAACAATCCGCATAGCAACGGCGTGTGGAACGAATCCGTGAAGACTTATGTCGCGAGCATGCAAGCCGATGACTTCTACGGTAACGAAAAGTCCATCACAATGGCCGAAGCCGACTCCTTCAAGATTGAATTTGTCGATGAAGCTGGTGCCGTAACGGAACTCCGTGCCGCAAAGCCGCTCCTCAAGGGCGAAATCATCGATGCGACCGTCATGCGCATGGCTTCTCTCGAAAAGTTCATCGCCAATGCGATGGCCGAAGCTAAAGCCAAGGGCCTCCTCTTCTCCGTGCACCTCAAGGCCACGATGATGAAGGTCTCTGACCCGGTGCTGTTCGGTGCATTTGTCCGCGTGTTCTTCAAGGACGTGTTCACGAAGTACGCAGACCTCTTTAAGGAACTCGGAATCGACGCCAACAACGGTCTCGGTGACTTGTTCAAGCGCCTCGAAGGCAATGCTAAGGAAGCCGAAGTCAAGGCTGCTATCGACGCTGCACTCGCCGCAGGCCCGGACCTTGCCATGGTCGATTCTGCTAAGGGCGTTACGAATTTGCATGTGCCGAGCGACGTGATTATCGACGCTTCTATGCCGGCCATGATCCGCAATTCTGGCTGCATGTGGAACAAGGAAGGCAAGCTGCAAGAAGTTGTCGCCTGCATCCCGGACCGCTGCTATGCTGGTATCTACGACGAAACGATTGAATTCTGCAAGCAGAACGGCGCATTCGACCCGAAGACGATGGGTACTGTGCCGAACGTGGGCCTCATGGCTCAGGGTGCCGAAGAATACGGCAGCCACGACAAGACGTTTGTCGCAAAGGGCAAGGGCGTTATTCGCGCTGTAAACAGCAAGGGCGAAGTCCTCTTGCAGCAGGAAGTCGCTGCTGGCGATATCTTCCGTATGTGCCAGGCCAAGGATGCTCCGGTGCGTGATTGGGTGAAGCTCGCTGTAACGCGCGCTCGCCTCAGCAATACGCCAGCGATTTTCTGGCTGGACCCGGAACGCGCTCACGACCGCGAAATCCAGAAGAAGGTCGAAGCCTACTTGCCGGAACATGACCTCAAGGGTCTCGACATCAAGATTATGAGCCCGCGCAAGGCTATCGTCGAAACAATGAAGCGTGCCAAGGCTGGCCTCGATACTATCGGTGTGACGGGCAACGTGATGCGCGACTACCTCACGGACCTTTTCCCGATTCTCGAAGTCGGAACTTCTGCAAAGATGCTCTCCATCGTGCCGCTCATGGCTGGTGGTGGCCTTTATGAAACGGGGGCCGGTGGATCTGCTCCGAAACAGGTGCAACAGTTCCTCGCCGAAAACTACCTCCGCTGGGATTCTCTCGGTGAATACTTCGCACTCGTGCCTGCATTCGAACAGGTCGCGCTCAAGGGCGGCAACAAGAAGGCTAAGGTCTTGGCCGATACGCTCGATGCTGCTAACGGCAAAATTCTCGAATTCAACCGCACTCCGGCTCGTAAGATCGGTGAACTCGACAACCGTGGTTCCCACTTCTACCTCGCTCTCTACTGGGCTCAGGCTCTCGCTGCCCAGAAGGTCGATGCGGAACTCGCCGGAAAGTTCGCTCCGATCGCTGCTGCTCTCTCCGCGAAGGAAACGGAGATTGTCGCCGCTCTCGCTGCCGAACAGGGTAAGCCTGCCGATATCGGTGGTTACTACATCCCGAAGGCAGAACTTCTCAAGAAGTGGATGCGCCCCGTCGAAGCGTTCAACGCAATTATCGACAACATTTAG
- a CDS encoding ATP-dependent nuclease, with the protein MQPQALRLSRITISNLRSIQRETFPLSDFTALIGYNNAGKTNILMGIRWLLANFSLDISYFDDPNHPVEAEGLFEGITEQVLNRLGEEKAAEVEPFLSGTTLRVKKVQRIPGELPGNIEFWAFCPPNGKRKGKDWVRVNDKFTAAFNRMFPESIAIWDFEGNQAYTKLMHEIFKPLERRFGGELSQVIEQFTELLSPGSDSQAEEIKAFDKEVNSALRPLFPSVRVELDIPVPTLETFLKSATIKVVDEDDGFERDISRMGAGSQRAIQMALIRYLAEIKKHHNNHYLSRKLLLIDSPELFLHPQAVELVRVALKNLSNEGYQVIFATHSAQMVTSEDVSTSLLIRKNRERGTFMRKRMEDAVRQVVKDAPSQLQMLFSLSNSNELLFADYVLLTEGKTEWRVLPALFERITGQSFALIKCALVRQGGVSNTRKSMQVLSAMDIPVRAIVDLDYAFTTATRDGFLSANDPDITECRNLFRELACHNHLRLVNGLPVNKHSNISASTAYAMMASMPEAERPIRNIHNKLCEQGIWVWTRGAIEEHLGLNGKNEMVWRNFIERSKSKNFVQTLPDYDGIEALCQWIINGSRGQF; encoded by the coding sequence ATGCAACCACAAGCACTTAGATTGTCCCGCATTACGATTTCGAATCTCCGCTCTATCCAGCGCGAGACTTTTCCGCTTAGTGATTTTACCGCCCTCATTGGCTACAACAACGCCGGAAAAACGAATATTTTGATGGGAATCCGCTGGTTGCTGGCAAATTTTTCGCTGGACATCTCGTATTTTGATGACCCGAACCACCCCGTAGAAGCGGAAGGGCTTTTTGAGGGCATCACCGAGCAGGTTTTAAACCGCCTTGGAGAAGAAAAAGCAGCCGAAGTAGAGCCGTTCCTCTCGGGGACAACGCTCCGTGTCAAAAAAGTGCAGCGAATCCCGGGTGAACTCCCCGGCAATATTGAATTTTGGGCATTCTGCCCGCCAAACGGCAAGCGCAAAGGCAAAGACTGGGTACGCGTCAATGACAAGTTTACCGCAGCCTTTAATCGCATGTTCCCGGAATCCATCGCTATTTGGGATTTTGAGGGGAACCAAGCCTACACCAAGCTCATGCACGAGATTTTCAAGCCACTGGAACGCAGGTTTGGTGGCGAATTGAGCCAGGTCATCGAACAGTTTACGGAACTACTCTCCCCCGGAAGCGACAGCCAGGCCGAAGAAATCAAGGCTTTCGATAAAGAAGTCAACTCGGCACTCCGCCCGCTATTCCCAAGCGTTCGCGTGGAGCTCGACATTCCCGTACCGACTCTAGAGACATTCCTCAAGAGCGCAACGATTAAAGTTGTCGATGAAGATGACGGTTTTGAACGCGATATTTCGCGCATGGGCGCAGGTTCGCAACGCGCTATCCAGATGGCGCTTATCCGCTATCTCGCCGAAATCAAGAAGCACCACAATAACCATTACCTGAGCCGCAAGCTTTTATTGATTGATTCGCCGGAACTCTTTTTGCACCCGCAAGCGGTTGAGCTCGTGCGCGTGGCTTTAAAGAACCTTTCGAACGAAGGCTATCAGGTCATCTTTGCAACACATTCCGCACAGATGGTCACGAGCGAAGACGTGAGTACGTCTCTCTTGATCCGCAAGAACAGGGAACGTGGCACGTTTATGCGCAAGCGAATGGAAGACGCAGTCCGCCAAGTCGTGAAAGATGCGCCGAGCCAGTTGCAAATGCTGTTTAGTTTGTCTAACAGCAATGAACTTTTGTTTGCCGATTACGTGCTGCTCACCGAAGGTAAAACGGAATGGCGAGTGCTGCCCGCCCTTTTCGAGCGCATTACCGGGCAATCTTTTGCGCTCATCAAGTGTGCGCTCGTGCGTCAAGGCGGCGTGAGCAATACACGCAAGAGTATGCAGGTTTTGAGCGCGATGGACATTCCCGTGCGTGCGATTGTCGATTTGGACTACGCATTTACCACAGCCACCCGCGACGGATTCTTGAGCGCAAACGACCCGGACATTACCGAATGCCGCAACTTGTTCCGCGAGCTCGCTTGCCACAACCATTTGCGATTGGTAAACGGCCTCCCCGTCAATAAGCACAGTAACATCAGCGCTTCTACAGCGTATGCGATGATGGCATCTATGCCCGAAGCAGAACGCCCCATCCGCAATATCCACAATAAACTTTGCGAGCAAGGCATTTGGGTTTGGACACGCGGCGCAATTGAAGAGCACCTCGGGCTGAACGGCAAAAACGAGATGGTGTGGCGCAATTTTATTGAACGCAGCAAGTCCAAAAACTTTGTGCAGACACTCCCCGACTACGATGGCATTGAAGCGTTGTGCCAATGGATTATCAACGGGAGCCGCGGGCAATTCTAA